Proteins from one Monodelphis domestica isolate mMonDom1 chromosome 6, mMonDom1.pri, whole genome shotgun sequence genomic window:
- the LOC100024051 gene encoding olfactory receptor 8U9 translates to MAEINFTQVTEFILLGITDKLELKMPLFVVFLSIYVFTVVGNLGLITVIRMDSRLKTPMYFFLSHLAFVDFCYSSSITPKMLGNFLYEKNTISFNACAAQLGCFLAFMTAECLLLASMAYDRYVAICNPLLYMVLMSPKICIQLVAVPYSYSFLVALFHVILTFRLSYCGSNIINHFYCDDMPLLRLSCSDTHSKQMWIFACAGIMFISSLMIVFISYMYIISAILKMQSADGRQKAFSTCGSHMVAVTIFYGTLIFMYLQPSSNHSLDTDKMASVFYTVIIPMLNPLIYSLRNKEVKDALKRALSNSSHGLIVIKLTN, encoded by the coding sequence ATGGCTGAGATTAATTTTACCCAGGTGACTGAATTCATTCTCTTGGGTATCACTGACAAGCTGGAGCTGAAGATGCCCCTCTTCGTGGTGTTCTTGTCCATCTATGTGTTCACGGTGGTGGGCAACCTGGGTCTCATCACTGTCATCAGAATGGACTCACGACTGAAAACTCCAATGTATTTTTTCCTCAGTCATCTTGCTTTTGTTGACTTCTGTTATTCTTCCTCTATTACTCCTAAGATGTTGGGCAATTTTTTGTATGAGAAAAATACTATTTCTTTCAATGCGTGTGCTGCCCAACTGGGTTGCTTTCTTGCCTTCATGACAGCAGAATGCTTGTTGTTAGCATCCATGGCCTATGATCGCTATGTGGCTATTTGTAACCCTTTGCTTTATATGGTTTTGATGTCTCCTAAAATCTGCATTCAGCTTGTAGCTGTACCTTATAGCTACAGCTTTCTGGTTGCATTGTTCCATGTTATCCTTACCTTCCGCCTGTCCTACTGTGGTTCTAATATTATCAACCATTTCTACTGTGATGACATGCCTCTCCTGAGGTTGTCCTGCTCTGACACCCACTCCAAACAAATGTGGATATTTGCATGTGCAGGCATCATGTTTATCTCTTCCCTTATGATTGTCTTTATCTCCTACATGTATATTATTTCTGCAATTCTAAAGATGCAATCAGCTGATGGTAGGCAGAAAGCCTTCTCTACCTGTGGCTCACACATGGTGGCTGTCACTATTTTCTATGGAACCCTGATCTTTATGTACTTACAACCTAGCTCAAACCATTCCCTTGATACAGATAAGATGGCTTCAGTCTTCTATACAGTGATCATTCCCATGTTAAACCCCTTGATCTATAGTTTGAGAAACAAAGAGGTGAAGGATGCTTTGAAGAGAGCCTTAAGCAATAGCAGTCATGGTCTTATTGTGATAAAATTAACAAACTGa
- the LOC100617353 gene encoding olfactory receptor 5AL1-like, with translation MATGNDSVLTEFILLGLTDRKDLQAIFLVVFLVIYMISVVGNLGLIVIIQISPQLHTPMYFFLSHLAFVDFCYTSSITPNMLVNFMQEVKRITFFACAIQVACFITFVVCEMFLLSVMAYDRYVAICNPLLYTVVMSQKTCIPMVASTYTYGIFIGILQTTVTFHLSFCSSNVINHFYCDDVPLVALACSDTHVKEMMLFVIAGFNTLLSLLIVLISYVFILISILRINSAKGRQKAFSTCSSHLLSITIFYGTIIFMYLQPKSSHSLDTDKIASVFYTVVIPMLNPLIYSLRNKEVKNGLQKVIRKVSSTTPHSS, from the coding sequence ATGGCCACAGGCAATGATTCAGTGCTGACCGAGTTCATTCTCCTGGGACTCACAGACAGGAAAGACCTTCAAGCTATCTTCTTGGTGGTTTTTCTGGTCATCTATATGATCAGTGTTGTGGGAAACCTTGGTTTGATTGTCATAATACAGATCAGTCCTCAGCTTCACACCCCCATGTATTTTTTCCTGAGTCACCTGGCTTTTGTTGACTTCTGCTATACCTCCTCCATCACTCCAAACATGCTGGTGAATTTTATGCAGGAGGTTAAAAGGATAACCTTCTTTGCCTGTGCTATCCAAGTGGCATGTTTTATCACTTTTGTAGTTTGTGAAATGTTTCTTCTCTCAGTCATGGCCTATGACCGGTATGTTGCCATCTGTAATCCTTTACTGTACACAGTTGTCATGTCTCAAAAAACCTGTATCCCAATGGTTGCCAGTACATATACTTATGGCATATTCATTGGAATCCTACAGACCACTGTTACATTCCAtttgtccttctgttcctctaaTGTAATTAATCACTTTTACTGTGATGATGTCCCATTAGTAGCCTTGGCCTGTTCTGACACTCACGTCAAAGAAATGATGCTATTTGTCATTGCTGGTTTCAacactcttctctcccttcttattgTCCTTATCTCCTATGTGTTTATCCTTATTTCTATCCTGAGAATCAATTCTGCTAAAGGGAGACAGAAAGCCTTTTCTACCTGTAGTTCCCACCTACTGTCCATCACCATATTTTATGGTACAATCATCTTCATGTACCTTCAACCCAAATCAAGTCACTCCTTGGACACTGATAAAATAGCCTCTGTATTCTACACAGTGGTCATACCCATGCTGAACCCCCTCATCTACAGCCTGAGGAACAAGGAGGTAAAAAATGGCTTGCAGAAAGTTATAAGGAAAGTGAGTTCCACAACACCACATAGTTCATAG